A stretch of the Actinoalloteichus fjordicus genome encodes the following:
- the rpmF gene encoding 50S ribosomal protein L32, translating to MAVPKRKMSRSNTRSRRSQWKTTAPTLVVCPNRNCREQKLPHTICPSCGTYDGRQIARPA from the coding sequence GTGGCCGTCCCGAAGCGCAAGATGTCGCGCTCCAACACGCGCTCCCGTCGCTCCCAGTGGAAGACCACGGCGCCCACCCTGGTGGTCTGCCCGAATCGCAACTGCCGTGAGCAGAAGCTGCCCCACACGATCTGCCCGAGCTGTGGCACCTACGACGGCCGCCAGATCGCGCGGCCGGCCTGA
- the rnc gene encoding ribonuclease III has protein sequence MGAHGSRGRSRDHSALLTALGVDIGAELLDLALTHRSYAYENGGLPPNERLEFLGDAVLGLVITDHLYRQHPDLPEGQLAKLRASVVNMHALAGVARELGEGGLGAHLLLGKGEELTGGRDKASILADGLEAVIGAVYLQHGVETARQTVHRMFDVLLAEAPLRGAGLDWKTSLQELTAAAGLGVPEYRVAEEGPDHRKEFTATVIIGGQGMGTGVGRTKKEAEQRSAETAWRLLSDQLRTAAEEIGESQDAESGAAQQEGAAETGLASDFEAGLAKAAEGSTADVDQPDTAPEKT, from the coding sequence GTGGGCGCACACGGTTCCAGGGGACGATCCCGAGATCATTCCGCACTGCTGACCGCGCTCGGCGTCGACATCGGCGCCGAGCTGCTGGACCTTGCCTTGACGCACCGGTCCTATGCATATGAGAACGGCGGCCTGCCGCCGAACGAGCGCCTGGAGTTCCTCGGCGACGCCGTTCTCGGTCTGGTGATCACCGATCACCTGTATCGACAGCATCCGGACCTGCCCGAGGGACAACTCGCCAAGCTCCGCGCCAGTGTCGTCAACATGCACGCCCTCGCGGGCGTGGCTCGTGAACTCGGCGAAGGCGGCCTCGGCGCGCACCTGCTGCTCGGCAAGGGCGAGGAGCTGACCGGCGGGCGGGACAAGGCGAGCATCCTCGCCGACGGACTGGAGGCCGTCATCGGCGCCGTCTATCTCCAGCACGGCGTGGAGACGGCCCGCCAGACGGTGCACCGCATGTTCGACGTCTTGCTGGCGGAGGCTCCGCTGCGCGGCGCAGGCCTGGACTGGAAGACCAGCCTCCAGGAGCTGACCGCCGCCGCAGGCCTCGGCGTTCCCGAGTACCGGGTGGCCGAAGAAGGCCCCGACCACCGCAAGGAGTTCACCGCGACGGTGATCATCGGCGGGCAGGGCATGGGCACCGGCGTCGGCCGCACCAAGAAGGAGGCCGAGCAGCGCTCGGCCGAGACGGCATGGCGCCTGCTGTCCGACCAGCTCCGCACCGCCGCCGAGGAGATCGGCGAGAGCCAGGACGCCGAGTCGGGGGCAGCTCAGCAGGAGGGTGCTGCCGAGACGGGCCTCGCGAGCGACTTCGAGGCAGGCCTCGCGAAGGCTGCCGAGGGCTCGACGGCGGATGTCGACCAGCCGGACACCGCACCAGAGAAGACGTAG
- the kdpA gene encoding potassium-transporting ATPase subunit KdpA: MSPITAGLIQAGVLVFALALIYRPAGAYLASVYTGRKHNRLERLVYRLVGVDPDSDQRWSGYAIGVLGFSLVSVLLLYLLQRLQALLPLSFDRGPVNEGTAFNTAVSFVTNTNWQSYVPESTLGSFVQAAGLTVQNFLSAAVGLAVAVALIRGFVRSGTDRLGNVWVDITRGVVRVLLPVALVAAVLFVSAGVVMSFADSVRVTGLDGITHDVPLAPVASQEAIKLLGTNGGGIYNANSAHPFENPAAWTSIVQVFLLLVIPVCLTRTFGIMVGDRRQGTVLIAVITLLWTTVSAVTWWAETHPNGPATLAAGAAMEGKEVRFDIASSVLFAVSTTGTSTGAVNAMHDSFTGLGGGALLLNMLLGEVAPGGVGTGLYGLLVLAVIAVFLAGLMVGRSPEYLGKRLGRTEVTCAAISLLTMPALVLLGTGWALTRSETLEALNNEGPHGLSEVLYAYASAANNNGSAFAGLTVTDDFFQSTLGVAMLFGRLLPIIAVLALAGALARQRTVPPGEGTLPTGGVLFAGLLTGTVVLLTALTFLPVLALGPIAEALA, encoded by the coding sequence ATGAGCCCGATCACTGCGGGGTTGATCCAGGCGGGGGTGCTCGTCTTCGCTCTCGCCCTGATCTACCGCCCGGCAGGCGCCTACCTGGCGTCGGTGTACACCGGTCGGAAGCACAACCGTCTGGAACGACTCGTCTACCGGTTGGTCGGGGTCGATCCCGATTCCGACCAGCGGTGGAGCGGCTACGCGATCGGAGTTCTCGGCTTCTCACTGGTCTCGGTGCTGTTGCTGTACCTGCTCCAGCGACTCCAGGCGCTACTGCCGTTGAGTTTCGACCGAGGCCCGGTCAACGAGGGGACTGCGTTCAACACCGCCGTCAGTTTCGTGACCAATACCAACTGGCAGTCCTATGTTCCGGAGAGCACGCTCGGCAGCTTCGTGCAGGCCGCCGGGCTGACGGTGCAGAACTTCCTGTCCGCAGCGGTCGGTCTGGCCGTCGCGGTCGCCCTGATCCGGGGCTTCGTCCGGTCGGGGACGGACCGGCTCGGCAACGTCTGGGTGGACATCACCAGGGGGGTCGTCCGAGTGCTGCTGCCGGTTGCCCTTGTTGCGGCGGTGCTCTTCGTTTCGGCAGGCGTCGTCATGAGTTTCGCGGACAGCGTGCGGGTCACCGGCCTCGACGGCATCACCCATGACGTCCCGCTGGCGCCGGTCGCGAGCCAGGAGGCGATCAAGCTCCTCGGCACCAACGGTGGCGGCATCTACAACGCCAACTCGGCGCACCCCTTCGAGAACCCGGCCGCGTGGACCAGCATCGTTCAGGTCTTCCTTCTCCTGGTGATCCCGGTCTGTCTGACCAGGACCTTCGGCATCATGGTCGGCGACCGCAGGCAGGGCACCGTGCTGATCGCCGTCATCACGCTGCTCTGGACCACGGTGTCGGCGGTCACCTGGTGGGCTGAGACTCATCCCAACGGGCCCGCGACACTGGCGGCAGGCGCGGCCATGGAGGGCAAAGAAGTTCGGTTCGACATCGCTTCATCGGTGCTCTTCGCGGTGAGCACCACCGGCACCTCTACCGGCGCGGTCAACGCGATGCACGACAGCTTCACCGGCCTGGGCGGCGGCGCGCTACTGCTGAACATGCTTCTCGGCGAGGTCGCCCCGGGCGGGGTGGGAACCGGTCTGTACGGCCTGCTCGTGCTCGCGGTGATCGCGGTCTTCCTCGCGGGTCTGATGGTGGGTCGCAGCCCGGAGTACCTGGGCAAGCGACTCGGCCGTACCGAGGTGACCTGCGCGGCGATCTCGCTGTTGACGATGCCTGCCCTCGTGCTGCTTGGCACCGGATGGGCGTTGACCCGATCCGAGACGCTGGAGGCGCTCAACAACGAGGGCCCGCACGGGTTGTCGGAGGTGCTCTACGCCTATGCGTCGGCGGCGAACAACAACGGCAGCGCCTTCGCGGGTCTGACCGTCACGGACGACTTCTTCCAGTCGACCCTGGGCGTCGCGATGCTGTTCGGCAGGCTCCTCCCGATCATCGCCGTCCTTGCCCTGGCAGGCGCGCTCGCGAGGCAGCGCACCGTTCCGCCGGGCGAGGGCACCCTGCCCACCGGCGGCGTGCTGTTCGCCGGACTGCTCACCGGCACGGTGGTACTCCTCACCGCATTGACCTTCCTCCCCGTACTCGCCCTCGGCCCCATTGCGGAGGCACTGGCATGA
- the kdpF gene encoding K(+)-transporting ATPase subunit F, whose protein sequence is MTGAATSVGADLVAGVLALLLIGYLVYALIRPERF, encoded by the coding sequence GTGACGGGCGCCGCGACGAGCGTCGGCGCCGACCTGGTCGCCGGTGTGCTCGCGCTGCTGTTGATCGGATACCTCGTGTATGCCCTGATTCGCCCGGAGAGGTTCTGA
- a CDS encoding CAP domain-containing protein produces MTTAEPSIVAGADSAAGAPHSSAPPYLPSGAAAPSWESEPPAPSTTESAPPTPSTTTEPPVPTTTDEVEPEPTTQEPPAPPPAPPPPPEPTQPAAGQSPESAEVVTLANQARAEAGCGELRFDDRLFTAAQNHSSDMASRDYFSHESPEGTSFVDRAIAAGHPSPAAENIAMGARTADQVMRMWLDSPGHRGNILNCDLTTIGVGLDTDGWYWTQVFGR; encoded by the coding sequence ATGACCACGGCAGAACCCTCGATCGTCGCAGGCGCCGACTCGGCTGCCGGGGCGCCGCACTCCTCGGCTCCGCCGTACTTACCCAGCGGTGCCGCGGCTCCGTCGTGGGAGTCCGAGCCGCCCGCACCGAGCACGACCGAGTCTGCCCCTCCCACACCGAGCACCACCACGGAACCGCCGGTCCCCACGACGACGGATGAGGTCGAGCCGGAACCCACCACGCAGGAACCGCCCGCACCACCCCCTGCGCCGCCTCCCCCGCCGGAGCCGACACAGCCCGCCGCAGGCCAGTCTCCGGAGTCTGCTGAGGTCGTGACGCTGGCGAATCAGGCTCGCGCCGAGGCGGGATGCGGTGAGCTGCGGTTCGACGACCGGCTGTTCACCGCCGCGCAGAATCACAGCAGCGACATGGCAAGCCGGGACTACTTCTCTCACGAGTCGCCCGAGGGCACGAGTTTCGTGGATCGCGCGATCGCGGCCGGTCATCCCAGCCCCGCCGCGGAGAACATCGCGATGGGCGCCCGCACCGCCGACCAGGTGATGCGGATGTGGCTCGACTCCCCCGGCCACCGGGGGAACATCCTCAACTGCGATCTGACCACGATCGGAGTGGGGTTGGACACTGACGGCTGGTACTGGACACAAGTATTCGGACGGTGA
- a CDS encoding response regulator, translating into MTTVLVVDDEKALVRALRINLVAHGYAVLTAHDGSSALRTAASGRPDVVLLDLGLPDLDGTTVIEGLRGWSRVPIIVLSARTESGDKVRALDAGADDYVTKPFGMDELLARLRAAVRRSGAGEADEPVVRTASFTVDLAARQVYRDGSPVHLTPTEWGVLEVLVRNRGRLVSRQQLLHEVWGPGYLAENHYLRVYLAQLRRKLEPDSGSPRHLRTEAGMGYRFEL; encoded by the coding sequence ATGACGACGGTGCTGGTGGTCGATGATGAGAAGGCGTTGGTCCGGGCACTGCGGATCAATCTCGTTGCGCACGGCTATGCGGTGCTGACCGCCCACGACGGGTCGAGCGCCCTGCGGACGGCTGCGTCGGGCAGACCGGACGTGGTCCTGCTGGACCTCGGTCTGCCCGATCTCGACGGCACGACCGTCATCGAGGGCCTGCGCGGCTGGAGCCGGGTGCCGATCATCGTGCTGTCGGCTCGGACCGAGTCCGGCGACAAGGTGCGGGCACTGGACGCGGGCGCCGATGACTACGTCACCAAGCCCTTCGGCATGGACGAGCTGCTCGCCAGGCTGCGCGCGGCGGTCCGCCGGTCGGGAGCGGGTGAGGCCGACGAACCGGTGGTCCGCACCGCGTCGTTCACTGTCGACCTGGCGGCCAGACAGGTCTACCGGGACGGTAGTCCCGTCCACCTCACACCGACCGAATGGGGCGTGTTGGAGGTGCTGGTGCGGAATCGGGGACGACTGGTGAGCCGACAGCAGCTGCTCCACGAGGTATGGGGGCCCGGCTATCTCGCCGAGAACCACTATCTGCGCGTCTACCTGGCACAGCTGCGACGCAAACTCGAACCGGACTCGGGCAGTCCGCGTCACCTGCGTACCGAGGCCGGGATGGGCTACCGGTTCGAGCTGTGA
- the kdpB gene encoding potassium-transporting ATPase subunit KdpB, translated as MTTTDEMPRQTPAADSTDRPRAGAFSPRLLLISLPAALRKLSPRHQARNPVMFVVAVGSVLVTVLAVLDPDPFAFAVAGWLWFTVLFANLAEAVAEGRGRAQAETLRRSRVSSVASRLGGPDVAERVGTLLAASDLAVEEVSASALRVGDHVVLTAGDVVPGDGDVVEGLATVDESAVTGESAPVIREAGGDRSSVTGGTTVLSDRVIVRITTRPGESFVDRMIGLVEGARRQKTPNEIALTILLSTLTIIFLLAVVALQPIAGYSGGRQSLIVLTALLVCLIPTTIGALLSAIGIAGMDRLVQRNVLATSGRAVEAAGDVGTLLLDKTGTITFGNRQAVELVPVEDGDLTRLAAAARLASLADETPEGRSVIDLCAMEHGLPMELDSGERNAEFIPFTAQTRMSGVDLPDGGGLRSVRKGAAAEVASWVRERGGTVPADLTSIVDEISLRGGTPLVCGETDAAGARVLGVIRLADVVKPGMRERFARLRSMGIRTVMVTGDNPLTARAIAEDAGVDDHLAQARPEDKIALIKKEQAGGRLVAMTGDGTNDAPALAQADVGVAMNSGTSAAKEAGNMVDLDSNPTKLIEIVEVGKQLLITRGALTTFSIANDLAKYFAILPAMFASIFPQLEALNLMGLATPSSAILSAVIFNALIIVVLIPLALRGVRYRAAGASTLLRRNLLVYGLGGLITPFIAIWFIDLFVRHLPGIG; from the coding sequence ATGACCACCACCGACGAGATGCCCCGGCAGACCCCGGCGGCCGACTCGACCGACCGTCCTCGTGCGGGTGCCTTCTCCCCGAGGCTGTTGCTGATCTCCCTGCCTGCGGCACTGCGCAAGCTCTCACCACGGCACCAGGCGCGCAATCCGGTGATGTTCGTCGTCGCCGTGGGCTCGGTGCTGGTCACCGTGCTGGCCGTCCTCGACCCGGACCCGTTCGCCTTCGCGGTGGCGGGCTGGCTCTGGTTCACCGTCCTCTTCGCCAATCTCGCCGAGGCCGTCGCCGAGGGACGGGGACGAGCTCAGGCCGAGACCCTGCGCCGCTCGCGTGTCTCCAGCGTCGCCAGCAGACTGGGCGGGCCGGACGTCGCGGAGCGCGTCGGCACGCTGCTCGCCGCATCGGACCTGGCGGTAGAGGAGGTCTCTGCCTCCGCGTTGCGAGTGGGCGACCACGTCGTGCTCACCGCAGGGGATGTCGTTCCAGGAGACGGTGACGTCGTCGAAGGCCTGGCCACCGTGGACGAGTCCGCTGTCACGGGCGAGTCCGCGCCGGTCATCCGCGAGGCGGGCGGTGACCGCTCGTCGGTCACCGGCGGCACCACCGTCCTCTCCGATCGCGTCATCGTGCGGATCACCACTCGCCCTGGCGAGTCCTTCGTAGACCGGATGATCGGTCTCGTCGAGGGTGCTCGACGGCAGAAGACACCGAACGAGATCGCACTGACCATCCTGCTGTCGACGCTGACGATCATCTTTCTGCTGGCCGTCGTCGCCCTACAACCCATCGCGGGGTACTCGGGCGGCAGACAGTCGCTGATCGTCCTGACCGCCCTGCTGGTGTGCCTCATCCCCACCACGATCGGTGCGTTGCTCTCGGCGATCGGCATCGCAGGAATGGACCGGCTGGTGCAGCGCAACGTGCTCGCCACCTCGGGTCGTGCGGTGGAGGCCGCAGGCGACGTCGGCACGTTGCTGCTCGACAAGACAGGCACCATCACCTTCGGCAACCGGCAGGCGGTCGAACTGGTGCCGGTGGAGGACGGCGACCTGACCCGGCTGGCAGCGGCAGCAAGGCTCGCAAGCCTGGCCGACGAGACGCCGGAAGGACGCAGCGTCATCGACCTGTGCGCCATGGAGCACGGCCTGCCGATGGAGCTCGACTCGGGCGAACGGAACGCCGAGTTCATCCCCTTCACCGCGCAGACCAGGATGAGCGGCGTCGACCTGCCCGACGGCGGCGGCCTGCGCTCGGTTCGCAAGGGCGCCGCCGCCGAGGTCGCCTCCTGGGTGCGCGAGCGCGGCGGCACCGTACCCGCCGACCTGACGAGCATCGTCGACGAGATCAGCCTGCGCGGCGGCACCCCGCTCGTCTGTGGAGAGACCGATGCAGCTGGTGCCAGGGTCCTCGGAGTCATCAGGCTCGCGGACGTGGTGAAACCCGGAATGCGAGAGCGGTTCGCCAGGCTCAGGTCGATGGGCATCCGCACTGTCATGGTGACCGGTGACAACCCGTTGACCGCACGGGCCATCGCCGAGGACGCCGGGGTGGACGACCACCTCGCGCAGGCTCGTCCTGAGGACAAGATCGCGCTGATCAAGAAGGAACAGGCGGGCGGCAGGCTCGTCGCGATGACCGGGGACGGGACCAACGACGCCCCGGCGCTCGCCCAGGCCGACGTCGGGGTCGCGATGAACAGCGGCACCTCGGCTGCGAAAGAGGCGGGCAACATGGTCGACCTCGACTCGAACCCGACCAAGCTCATCGAGATCGTCGAGGTGGGCAAGCAACTGCTCATCACCCGGGGCGCGTTGACGACCTTCAGCATCGCGAACGACCTCGCGAAGTACTTCGCGATCCTGCCTGCCATGTTCGCCTCGATCTTCCCGCAGCTCGAGGCGCTGAACCTGATGGGTCTGGCCACGCCGTCCTCGGCGATCCTGTCTGCGGTGATCTTCAATGCGCTGATCATCGTCGTCCTGATCCCGCTCGCGCTCCGGGGAGTCCGTTACCGGGCTGCGGGCGCGTCGACGCTGTTGCGGCGCAATCTGCTCGTCTACGGGCTCGGCGGCCTGATAACGCCGTTCATCGCCATCTGGTTCATCGACCTGTTCGTTCGTCACCTCCCCGGAATCGGGTGA
- a CDS encoding potassium-transporting ATPase subunit C, translated as MSTTLLRQTMAGLRLLLVMTVLTGIMYPITVYSVSRLPGLSSPAEGSVVYHDGRAVGLENLGLDLVDPAAEDDPTADRYFHHRPSAAASASDGLGPGDPAASGGSNLAGDNPALTRLVHARAEVIATREGVPIESVPPDAVTASASGLDPDISPAYAELQVARVARVTGLSEQRVRDLVDEHTQGRELGFLGGQTVNVLTLNVAVAEAISGESADDPG; from the coding sequence ATGTCCACCACCTTGCTGCGACAGACCATGGCGGGCCTCCGTCTGCTGCTGGTCATGACAGTGCTGACCGGGATCATGTACCCGATCACCGTCTATTCGGTGTCCCGGCTGCCAGGCCTGTCCTCACCCGCCGAGGGCTCGGTCGTCTACCACGACGGCCGTGCGGTGGGTCTGGAGAATCTCGGGCTCGATCTCGTCGATCCCGCTGCCGAGGACGATCCGACCGCCGACCGCTACTTCCATCACCGGCCTTCGGCGGCTGCCTCGGCATCCGACGGGCTCGGGCCCGGTGACCCGGCTGCGTCCGGCGGCTCCAACCTGGCCGGGGACAACCCCGCGTTGACCCGGTTGGTGCATGCGCGAGCGGAGGTGATCGCCACCAGGGAAGGCGTGCCGATCGAGTCCGTGCCCCCTGACGCGGTCACCGCCTCCGCCTCCGGGCTGGACCCGGACATCTCGCCTGCCTACGCCGAACTCCAGGTCGCCCGCGTCGCGAGGGTGACCGGCCTGTCCGAGCAACGGGTGCGCGATCTCGTCGACGAGCACACCCAGGGGCGAGAACTGGGCTTCCTCGGTGGTCAGACGGTGAACGTGCTCACGCTGAACGTCGCGGTCGCGGAGGCGATCAGTGGAGAGTCGGCTGATGATCCCGGGTGA
- a CDS encoding DUF4118 domain-containing protein — protein MGTPESGRDAQPTGRLSALPRRGELRVYLGAAAGVGKTYAMLGEAARRRERGADVVIGFVESHGRALTEALTQGIEQVPRRRITYQGSELTELDVDAVLARAPEIALVDELAHTNVPGSRNVRRWEDVEELLAAGIDVLTTVNIQHLESLNDVVETITKTRQRETVPDEVVRAAEQVELIDITPEALRRRMAHGNVYAADRVDAALANFFRPGNLGALRELALLWVADQVDVALRRYRADQHITETWETRERVVVSITGGQESETLIRRARRVANRAGAELLVVHALRGDGLSGTKPGALARYRQLAVDLGATFHVVLGDDVASALLDFARGVDATQLVLGSSRRSRAARLWDEGIGAALVRESGSIDVHIVTHPHAGEGRRGRVAPITGWRRVLSWALAVLLPGLVTCIGLLLGATVDLSTDVVGFLLVIVIVALVGGLGPALCAAVVSGLLFTYFLTAPQFSLAVSPRQQVITLVVMVAVAVMVALVVDRAARLAAQAGRSRAESVLLASYARTVLTHPEPASRLLEKIRENFGMTSVVMLEHRDAEWVEVGSSGVEEAVRGRGAAHGSLSGQVGFVPSGALGSAGSDGDGDEDVTSEIVVTPEIRLVLRGRLLPAEDQLVLEAAAGQALVALRQQRMAAETSAAQRRADATGLRTALLSALGHDLRTPLTTVKTSLASLRDPSLNLSDVDTAELLAVIDGATDRLAALVANLLDSSRLATGAVSPRIEAIGYDEVVFAALAGMEERETVRVEIDESLPDVAADIGLLERAVANVIDNALRYGRGGRAPEVAVRASVYGDRAELRVVDTGPGVPGGSAEEVFAPFQRLGDRDSRPGLGLGLSVARGFLSAMGGTIRAEDTPGGGFTVVISLPTAAEQADR, from the coding sequence GTGGGCACGCCGGAGTCGGGACGCGATGCCCAGCCGACGGGGCGACTCTCCGCACTGCCGCGCCGAGGGGAACTTCGGGTCTACCTCGGTGCGGCGGCAGGCGTCGGCAAGACCTACGCCATGCTCGGCGAGGCGGCCCGCAGGCGGGAGCGGGGCGCAGACGTGGTGATCGGTTTCGTGGAGAGCCACGGTCGAGCCCTCACCGAGGCTCTCACCCAGGGCATCGAGCAGGTGCCCCGGCGCAGGATCACCTACCAGGGAAGCGAGCTGACCGAACTCGACGTGGATGCCGTGCTGGCCAGGGCGCCAGAGATCGCGTTGGTGGACGAGCTGGCGCACACCAACGTGCCCGGCTCTCGCAACGTGCGGCGCTGGGAGGACGTCGAGGAGCTGCTCGCGGCAGGCATCGACGTCCTCACCACCGTCAACATCCAGCATCTGGAGAGCCTCAACGACGTCGTCGAGACGATTACCAAGACCCGCCAGCGGGAGACCGTGCCCGATGAGGTGGTTCGGGCCGCCGAACAGGTCGAACTGATCGACATCACTCCCGAGGCACTTCGCCGCCGGATGGCACACGGCAACGTCTACGCGGCGGACCGTGTCGACGCGGCGCTAGCGAACTTCTTCCGGCCGGGCAACCTGGGTGCCCTGCGTGAGCTGGCGCTGTTGTGGGTCGCCGACCAGGTCGACGTCGCCCTGCGCCGTTACCGCGCGGACCAGCACATCACCGAGACCTGGGAGACGAGGGAACGGGTCGTGGTGTCGATCACCGGCGGTCAGGAGAGTGAGACTCTGATCCGGCGTGCTCGGCGAGTCGCCAACCGGGCGGGAGCGGAGCTGCTCGTCGTGCACGCACTGCGCGGCGACGGCCTCAGCGGCACCAAGCCCGGCGCGCTGGCGCGATACCGGCAGCTGGCCGTCGACCTCGGGGCCACCTTCCACGTCGTGCTGGGTGACGACGTGGCCTCCGCACTCCTCGACTTCGCCAGAGGCGTGGACGCGACTCAACTCGTCCTCGGCAGTTCCCGCCGCTCGCGTGCTGCCCGGCTGTGGGACGAGGGCATCGGCGCCGCGCTGGTGCGCGAATCCGGCTCGATCGACGTCCACATCGTCACTCACCCGCACGCAGGCGAGGGCAGGCGGGGCCGGGTCGCGCCGATCACCGGCTGGCGCCGCGTGCTGAGCTGGGCGCTCGCGGTACTGCTGCCGGGGCTGGTCACCTGCATCGGCTTGCTGTTGGGCGCCACCGTCGACCTCTCCACCGACGTGGTGGGCTTCCTGTTGGTGATCGTGATCGTCGCCTTGGTGGGCGGACTCGGCCCCGCGCTGTGCGCGGCGGTGGTGTCGGGGCTGCTGTTCACCTACTTCCTGACCGCGCCACAGTTCTCGTTGGCGGTCTCGCCCCGCCAACAGGTGATCACGCTGGTGGTGATGGTGGCCGTCGCGGTGATGGTCGCACTCGTCGTCGACCGGGCCGCGCGGCTGGCGGCCCAGGCCGGCCGCTCTCGGGCCGAGTCGGTGCTGCTCGCCTCCTACGCACGCACAGTGCTCACCCACCCCGAGCCCGCGTCCCGGCTGCTGGAGAAGATCAGGGAGAACTTCGGCATGACCTCGGTGGTGATGCTGGAACATCGCGATGCCGAATGGGTCGAGGTCGGGTCGAGCGGCGTCGAGGAGGCCGTCCGAGGTCGTGGGGCCGCACACGGGAGCCTGTCCGGTCAGGTCGGTTTCGTCCCTTCCGGCGCCCTGGGGAGCGCAGGCAGCGATGGGGACGGCGACGAGGATGTGACGAGCGAGATCGTGGTGACCCCGGAGATCCGTCTCGTCCTTCGTGGCAGGCTGCTGCCCGCCGAGGATCAGCTCGTGTTGGAGGCTGCCGCAGGGCAGGCACTGGTGGCCCTGCGGCAGCAGCGGATGGCCGCCGAGACGTCTGCGGCGCAGCGCCGTGCGGACGCCACCGGCCTGCGCACCGCACTGCTGTCCGCCCTCGGCCATGACCTGAGAACGCCCCTGACCACAGTGAAGACCTCGCTGGCCAGCCTGCGTGACCCCTCGCTGAACCTCTCCGACGTCGACACTGCGGAGTTGCTCGCCGTGATCGACGGTGCGACCGATCGACTCGCCGCGCTCGTCGCCAATCTGCTGGACTCCTCCCGACTGGCCACCGGGGCCGTCTCGCCGCGCATCGAGGCCATCGGCTATGACGAGGTGGTCTTCGCCGCGCTGGCGGGGATGGAGGAACGCGAGACAGTGCGTGTCGAGATCGATGAGAGCCTGCCCGACGTCGCCGCAGACATCGGCCTGCTGGAGCGGGCGGTGGCCAATGTCATCGACAACGCGCTCCGGTACGGCCGGGGTGGTCGCGCGCCCGAGGTGGCGGTGCGGGCCAGCGTGTACGGCGATCGCGCTGAGCTGCGGGTGGTCGACACGGGCCCCGGCGTTCCCGGCGGCTCGGCCGAAGAGGTCTTCGCCCCGTTCCAACGACTGGGAGATCGGGACTCACGGCCCGGGCTGGGCCTGGGGCTCAGTGTGGCCCGGGGCTTCCTGTCGGCCATGGGCGGCACGATCCGCGCCGAGGACACGCCCGGCGGCGGCTTCACCGTGGTCATCTCTCTGCCCACGGCGGCGGAGCAGGCGGACCGATGA
- the mutM gene encoding bifunctional DNA-formamidopyrimidine glycosylase/DNA-(apurinic or apyrimidinic site) lyase: MPELPEVEVVRLGLLDHAVGRTIADVEVLHPRAVRRHEPGPADFVARLRGARLTAANRRGKYLWLELTGAVAAASEFVGASLAAEDETDGSNGVVGAQADPESGRGHDVVRPPSPSAVEGAALLVHLGMSGQLLVKDSAAPDERHLRVRFRFADGGELRFVDQRTFGGLTLADLLEVDGTTLPVPVAHIGRDPLDPRFDAAAVVEAMRRRRTGVKRALLDQTLVSGVGNIYADEALWRTRLHWARPTASLPAAKAAELVNAAADVMREALGQGGTSFDALYVNVNGQSGYFDRSLAVYGQEGLPCPRCASPVRRDPFMNRSAFSCPGCQPEPADAHR; encoded by the coding sequence GTGCCAGAACTGCCCGAGGTCGAGGTCGTCCGTCTCGGTCTGCTCGATCATGCCGTCGGCCGCACGATCGCCGACGTCGAAGTGCTGCACCCCCGCGCGGTGCGCCGACACGAGCCCGGCCCGGCCGACTTCGTCGCCCGGCTGCGCGGCGCGCGGTTGACGGCGGCGAACCGCCGGGGCAAGTATCTGTGGCTCGAACTGACGGGTGCCGTGGCGGCGGCCTCGGAGTTCGTCGGGGCGAGCCTGGCCGCCGAGGACGAGACCGACGGCTCGAACGGAGTCGTCGGTGCTCAGGCGGACCCCGAATCGGGCCGCGGGCACGACGTCGTCCGGCCGCCCTCGCCGTCGGCGGTGGAGGGCGCCGCGCTGCTCGTGCATCTGGGGATGAGCGGCCAACTGCTGGTCAAGGACTCCGCCGCGCCGGACGAGCGGCATCTCCGGGTCCGATTCCGGTTCGCCGACGGCGGCGAGTTGCGCTTCGTGGATCAGCGCACCTTCGGCGGGCTGACGTTGGCCGACCTGCTGGAGGTCGACGGAACGACGCTGCCGGTTCCCGTCGCCCACATCGGCCGTGACCCGCTGGACCCGAGGTTCGACGCCGCAGCCGTCGTCGAGGCGATGCGCAGGCGGCGCACCGGGGTCAAGCGGGCGCTGCTCGATCAGACGCTCGTCTCGGGCGTCGGCAACATCTACGCCGACGAGGCGCTCTGGCGGACCCGGCTGCACTGGGCGCGGCCGACGGCGAGTCTGCCTGCGGCGAAGGCGGCCGAGCTGGTCAATGCCGCCGCCGACGTCATGCGCGAGGCGCTGGGGCAGGGCGGCACGTCCTTCGACGCCCTCTACGTCAACGTGAACGGCCAGTCCGGGTACTTCGACCGCTCGTTGGCGGTGTACGGCCAGGAGGGCCTGCCCTGCCCGCGCTGCGCCAGCCCGGTGCGCCGCGATCCGTTCATGAACCGGTCCGCCTTCTCCTGCCCCGGCTGTCAGCCTGAACCCGCCGACGCCCATCGCTGA